TCGACGGAGGGATCGCGGGGGTGCTCGTGACGGAGGCTCACTCCGACCACCTGCTCATCGAGAACGTCGCCGTCGCCCCGCAGGCTCAGGGGCTCGGGATCGGAGCCGCACTCCTGGATCGCGCCGACGACGAGGCCCGCTCCCTGAAGCTCCCGGAGACCCGGCTCTACACGAACGCGAAGATGACGGAGAATCTCGAGTACTACCCGCGGCGCGGCTACCGCGAGACCGGCAGACGCAGGGAGAACGGATTCGACCGGGTCTACTTCGTGCGCCCCGTGTAGGGTCGGCGCCCCGGTGCTCGCCTCAGCTCTGCTGCGCGTAGAGCTCCGCGTAGGGCCCACCGCGCGCGAGCAGTTCACGGTGCGTGCCCTGCTCGAGAATGCGGCCGCCACCCACCACGTAGATGCGATCGGCGTCGACGACGGTCGAGAGGCGGTGCGCGATGGCGATGGTGGTGCGGCCGCTGCGCGCGCCCTCCAGGGCACGCTGCACGATGCGCTCGTTCACGGTGTCGAGCGCGCTCGTGGCCTCGTCGAGCACGAGCACGCGCGGGTTCTTGAGCAGCACGCGGGCGATCGCGATCCGCTGCTTCTCACCGCCCGACAGTCGATAGCCCCGCTCCCCCACCACCGTCTCGTAGCCGTCGGCAAAGGTCGTGATGGTGTCGTGGATGTTGGCGAGCCTCGCCGCGGCCTCCAGCTCCTGCTGCGAGGCGTCGGGCTTCGCGTAGCGGAGGTTCGCCGCGATCGACGCGTGGAACAGATACGGCTCCTGCGTCACCACGCCGATGCGGTCGACCAGCGCTTCGTGGCGCAGCTCTCTCACGTCGTCTCCCGCGTAGCGCACGGTGCCGGAGGTCGCGTCGTAGAGGCGCGGGATCAACGAGCCGATCGTCGTCTTGCCCGATCCCGATGCCCCGACGAACGCCACGAATTCACCGGGCCGCACCTCGAACGATACCCGGTCGAGCGTCGGGCGCTCCTGCCCGCCCGCGTCGGGGTAGCGGAACGAGACACTCTCGAACTCCACCCGGCCCGCCATGCCGGGCGCCTCGGAGGGCTCCCGCGCGTCGGGAGCATCGGTGATCGCCGGCTCGAGATCGAGGTACTCGAAGATGCGGGCGAAGAGCGCACGCGAGGTCTGCAGATCGAGTGCGATGCGCAGCAGCGCCATGAGCGGGAAGAGCAGCCGCGACTGCACCGTGGTGAACGCGACGATGGTGCCCGCGGTGATACCGGGGTCGAAGCCCTCTCCCTGGCCCCTCGCGATGATCCACCCGGAGACCAGGTACACGATCGCGGGCACCGCCGAGAGGAACACCTGCACGAGCGCGAAGAACACCTGCCCGCTCATCGTCTGCCGCACCTGCAGACCGATCTGCCTGCTGTTCTCGGCGGCGTAGCGCTCGGTCTCGGCTCGCTGCCGCGAGTAGGTCTTGGCGAGCAGCACGCCCGACACCGAGAGCGCCTCCTGTGTGATCGCCGTCATCTCGGACAGGGATTCCTGGGTGCGGCCCGCGATCCGTGCCCGCACCTGCCCCACCCGACGCTGCGCAATGACCAGGACCGGCATCAGCACGACCGCGATGAGGGTGAGCTGCCAGCTGAGCAGCAGCATGGCGACCGCGGCCGCGACTACGGTGACCGTGTTGCCGATGATGTTGCCCACCGTGTTGGTGAGCACGTTCGCCACGCCGCCGACGTCGTTCTGCAGGCGGGACTGGATCACGCCGGTCTTGGTGCGGGTGAAGAAGCCGAGCTCCATCGATTGCAGGTGCGCGAACAGCCGCACCCGCAGGTCGCCCATCACCCGGTTGCCGACCCGCGCCGTGAAGAGGGTCTGCACGATGCCGAGGCCCGACGACAGCACGAACGCCGCCACCATACCCGCGACGAGCCACGAGAGCACCCCCAGGTTCGGCTCACCGTTCGGCGGGAACAGTCCCTCGTCGAAGACGCGCTGCGTGAGGAGGGGCGGCAGGATCCCGAGCGCGGCCGAGATCAGCACGAGCGAGACGATCACCGACAGCTGCCAGCGATACGGCCTGAAGAGTGCCGCGATGCGCGGGCCGAGGTTCGGGATCGCGGGGGCGGCCTCGTTGAGTTCGCGCTGGCGCGCGGCGTCGCCTGACGAGACGCGCGATCCGCGCGCTACCGGTCCACCGCTCATGCTCATGGTTCGGAGATTACCCGGAACCGCCGACATTCATGCGGCGCGTCCGCTCACGGCGCAGTCCCCGAACGCCCGGCCGGCATGCGTGCGGTTCGCGCTCGAGCCGGCCCGTGCGCCGATCAAGAACTTTGCGCACTAGATGTTCTCACCCTGTGCGAGCAAGCTCTGGTGCACGATGCATGAGACGAGCACGCTGGATCGGTGCCAACTATCCACTCGGAAGCCGCTCTCAAGATCGGTCGCCGCATCCGCGAGATCCGCCAGCGTCTCGGCATCTCACTCGAGGATCTCGGCGAGCTCTCCGAGATCAGCTGGACCAGCATCGGCAAGATCGAACGCGGCGTCTCCAGCCCCACGGCCGAGACCCTCGTGCGCCTCGCCACCGCCCTCGAAGTCGACCCGGGCACCTTCCTCTCCGGCATCACCGCGGACGACTACGGCCGCCGCTCGCACCAGCTCTCGGCCCGCGACCTCATCCGCGCGAGAACCGAGCAGGGGGCGCGCCGCCGCAAGGCCTGAGCCTGCTGCAAGGCCTGACGCCGGCGCACGCCCTGAGCCTGCCGCAAGGCCTGACGTCGGCGCACGCCGACACCGCCACATCAGTCCGACGCCGCGGGCTCCCGATACCGCGACAGGCTCACGCCCGTGCGATCAGGCGCCCTCGATC
This DNA window, taken from Leucobacter tenebrionis, encodes the following:
- a CDS encoding GNAT family N-acetyltransferase, translated to MRPRRSGDTGSMTITAKIETASPQDVPQIVALVRAAYTPYISRIGREPAPMTADYTTAVDEGRVLVARIDGGIAGVLVTEAHSDHLLIENVAVAPQAQGLGIGAALLDRADDEARSLKLPETRLYTNAKMTENLEYYPRRGYRETGRRRENGFDRVYFVRPV
- a CDS encoding ABC transporter ATP-binding protein, whose product is MSMSGGPVARGSRVSSGDAARQRELNEAAPAIPNLGPRIAALFRPYRWQLSVIVSLVLISAALGILPPLLTQRVFDEGLFPPNGEPNLGVLSWLVAGMVAAFVLSSGLGIVQTLFTARVGNRVMGDLRVRLFAHLQSMELGFFTRTKTGVIQSRLQNDVGGVANVLTNTVGNIIGNTVTVVAAAVAMLLLSWQLTLIAVVLMPVLVIAQRRVGQVRARIAGRTQESLSEMTAITQEALSVSGVLLAKTYSRQRAETERYAAENSRQIGLQVRQTMSGQVFFALVQVFLSAVPAIVYLVSGWIIARGQGEGFDPGITAGTIVAFTTVQSRLLFPLMALLRIALDLQTSRALFARIFEYLDLEPAITDAPDAREPSEAPGMAGRVEFESVSFRYPDAGGQERPTLDRVSFEVRPGEFVAFVGASGSGKTTIGSLIPRLYDATSGTVRYAGDDVRELRHEALVDRIGVVTQEPYLFHASIAANLRYAKPDASQQELEAAARLANIHDTITTFADGYETVVGERGYRLSGGEKQRIAIARVLLKNPRVLVLDEATSALDTVNERIVQRALEGARSGRTTIAIAHRLSTVVDADRIYVVGGGRILEQGTHRELLARGGPYAELYAQQS
- a CDS encoding helix-turn-helix domain-containing protein — protein: MPTIHSEAALKIGRRIREIRQRLGISLEDLGELSEISWTSIGKIERGVSSPTAETLVRLATALEVDPGTFLSGITADDYGRRSHQLSARDLIRARTEQGARRRKA